A genomic window from Microbacterium sp. ET2 includes:
- a CDS encoding 4-carboxy-4-hydroxy-2-oxoadipate aldolase/oxaloacetate decarboxylase produces MTTRPVIVTDIARAESRVIDALGAHGVATVHEAMGRTGLVGPGIRPIQDAARVAGSAVTVVGAPGDNLMIHAAIEQCRAGDLLVVTTTSPSSDGAFGDLFATALQARGVRGLVTTTGVRDIADLRGMGFPVWSNGVHAQGTVKATPGSVNVPVVVAGAVVHPGDVVIADDDGVVVVPRADAPAALAAADARVAKESADRDVYAAGTELSLDRKGLRPLLADLGVAYMTQEEYQRGQQ; encoded by the coding sequence GTGACCACCCGCCCCGTCATCGTCACCGACATCGCGCGGGCCGAGTCCCGCGTGATCGATGCACTGGGTGCCCACGGCGTGGCGACGGTGCATGAAGCGATGGGGCGCACAGGTCTCGTCGGGCCGGGAATCCGTCCGATTCAGGATGCGGCGCGCGTGGCCGGCAGCGCCGTCACCGTCGTCGGGGCACCGGGAGACAACCTCATGATCCATGCGGCGATCGAGCAGTGCCGTGCGGGTGATCTCCTCGTCGTGACCACGACCTCGCCCTCCTCCGACGGCGCCTTCGGCGACCTCTTCGCCACGGCGCTGCAGGCCCGGGGCGTGCGGGGCCTGGTGACCACGACCGGGGTGCGCGACATCGCCGACCTCCGTGGGATGGGTTTCCCGGTGTGGTCCAACGGCGTGCACGCGCAGGGCACGGTCAAGGCGACGCCGGGCTCGGTGAACGTGCCGGTCGTCGTGGCCGGCGCGGTCGTCCATCCCGGCGACGTCGTCATCGCCGACGATGACGGTGTCGTCGTCGTGCCGCGCGCCGACGCCCCCGCGGCGCTGGCCGCCGCCGACGCGCGCGTGGCCAAGGAGTCTGCCGACCGGGACGTCTACGCGGCGGGAACAGAGCTCAGTCTCGATCGCAAGGGGCTGCGACCGCTCCTCGCCGACCTCGGCGTCGCGTACATGACGCAGGAGGAATATCAGCGTGGGCAGCAGTGA
- a CDS encoding PaaX family transcriptional regulator C-terminal domain-containing protein, translated as MALAPSSAGVSPSSGVAAAGAGSSRPLRKVSPARQVLTLFGDYWWRNDAPLPSAALVGAMGDLGMKEPAARATLARLVRLELLEQHRDGRRTTHGLTARGRAIIEDEAAWLESFGVAPIVWDGAWSVVTFSIPEAQRALRHTARSRLKFLGFGPLYDGVWISPSDVAALARAELLALGVPDVTTMRAQLDVAGPGGPQRAWDLAGVGERYGVFRRELVASTAELTGAAALAERTGLMIHWQAFRGVDAGLPAALLPPDWPREEIRGRFGRRFDELGPAAEERMRWHVSRVDEALAWGVLERRLSR; from the coding sequence ATGGCCCTCGCCCCGTCATCCGCTGGTGTGTCGCCGTCCTCCGGGGTGGCCGCGGCTGGCGCGGGATCGAGCCGTCCGCTGCGGAAGGTCTCGCCCGCTCGCCAGGTACTCACCCTCTTCGGCGACTACTGGTGGCGCAACGACGCCCCTCTTCCCTCCGCGGCGCTCGTCGGTGCGATGGGCGATCTCGGGATGAAGGAGCCGGCCGCGCGGGCGACCCTGGCGCGGCTCGTCCGGCTGGAGCTTCTCGAGCAGCACCGCGACGGGCGGCGTACGACGCACGGACTCACCGCACGTGGTCGCGCCATCATCGAGGACGAAGCGGCGTGGCTGGAGAGCTTCGGAGTCGCGCCGATCGTGTGGGACGGGGCGTGGAGCGTCGTCACGTTCTCGATCCCCGAAGCGCAGCGTGCGCTTCGCCACACGGCGCGCTCGCGGCTGAAGTTCCTGGGGTTCGGTCCGCTCTACGACGGCGTCTGGATCTCTCCCTCGGATGTCGCTGCGCTCGCCCGAGCGGAGCTGCTCGCACTCGGGGTTCCGGATGTCACCACGATGCGCGCACAGCTGGATGTCGCGGGGCCGGGCGGGCCGCAGCGCGCGTGGGATCTCGCTGGGGTCGGGGAGCGCTACGGGGTGTTCCGACGCGAGCTGGTCGCGTCGACGGCGGAACTCACGGGGGCGGCGGCGCTGGCGGAGCGGACGGGGCTGATGATCCACTGGCAGGCGTTCCGAGGCGTGGATGCGGGGCTTCCGGCCGCACTGCTGCCGCCGGACTGGCCGCGCGAGGAGATCCGCGGGCGCTTCGGCCGCCGATTCGACGAGCTCGGACCGGCCGCGGAGGAGCGGATGCGGTGGCACGTGTCACGGGTGGATGAAGCGCTGGCCTGGGGCGTTCTGGAGCGACGGCTGTCTCGGTGA
- a CDS encoding shikimate kinase, with the protein MARILITGMSGAGKSTLLAEFARRGYDTVDTDYEGWTDGDGGPWDEERMTRLLASHEDVVVSGTVENQGVFRDRFAHVVLLSAPIEVLLDRVQHRTGNPYGKTPTQQEDIRRYTIEVEPLLRRSATLELDARRPVADLADEVEALSTRTP; encoded by the coding sequence ATGGCTCGCATCCTCATCACCGGAATGTCGGGCGCCGGGAAGTCGACACTCCTGGCCGAGTTCGCGCGGCGCGGCTACGACACCGTCGACACGGACTATGAGGGCTGGACAGACGGCGACGGCGGCCCCTGGGACGAAGAGCGGATGACCCGGCTCCTCGCCTCGCACGAGGACGTCGTGGTCTCGGGCACCGTCGAGAACCAGGGAGTGTTCCGAGACCGGTTCGCCCATGTGGTCCTGCTCAGCGCGCCGATCGAAGTCCTCCTCGACCGGGTGCAGCACCGCACCGGCAATCCGTACGGAAAGACGCCCACCCAGCAGGAAGACATCCGCCGATACACGATCGAGGTCGAGCCCCTCCTCCGCCGATCGGCGACGCTCGAGCTCGACGCCCGCAGACCGGTCGCCGACCTCGCAGACGAGGTCGAGGCCCTCAGTACACGTACTCCATGA
- a CDS encoding PrpF domain-containing protein has product MGSSDGIRCMLLRGGTSKGAYFVADDVPADADARDDLMLRIMGTPDARQIDGLGGAHPLTSKVAIVSRSSVPDVDVDYLFLQIGVEEPTVATTQTCGNLLAGVGPFAMERGIVEADGDHAVIRIRLVNTGDVATATFPLENGMPRYDGEASIDGVPGTAAAIELESGGIRALFPTGNVTDVVAGRTVTLVDNGMPVVLLRPEDVGATGHEVPEELEADIAVKAAVEEIRRAAGPLMGLGDVTDQTVPKMILVSAPAGDGAVATRAFIPHRVHSSIGVLMAASVAAGVCVPGAIGADAARLPEGAPDAGLAIDVEHPSGILTSRVRVAADDTGVWHATSASLRTARKIFDGAVFPRPRR; this is encoded by the coding sequence GTGGGCAGCAGTGACGGCATCCGGTGCATGCTGCTGCGAGGCGGCACATCGAAGGGCGCGTACTTCGTGGCCGATGACGTTCCCGCCGACGCCGACGCCCGCGACGACCTCATGCTGCGGATCATGGGCACCCCGGATGCCCGTCAGATCGACGGCCTCGGCGGAGCCCACCCGCTGACGTCGAAGGTCGCGATCGTCAGCCGGTCGAGCGTGCCCGACGTCGACGTCGACTACCTCTTCCTCCAGATCGGCGTCGAGGAGCCCACCGTCGCAACGACGCAGACGTGCGGCAACCTGCTCGCCGGCGTGGGTCCTTTCGCCATGGAGCGGGGCATCGTCGAGGCCGACGGCGATCATGCCGTCATCCGCATACGGCTGGTCAACACCGGCGACGTCGCCACAGCAACCTTCCCGCTGGAGAACGGAATGCCTCGCTACGACGGTGAGGCGTCGATCGACGGTGTGCCGGGGACGGCCGCTGCGATCGAGCTCGAGTCCGGCGGCATCCGTGCCCTCTTCCCCACGGGGAACGTGACCGACGTCGTCGCCGGGCGCACCGTCACTCTCGTCGACAACGGGATGCCGGTGGTGCTCCTCCGCCCCGAGGATGTCGGGGCGACCGGGCACGAGGTGCCGGAAGAACTCGAAGCGGACATCGCGGTGAAAGCGGCCGTCGAGGAGATTCGCCGCGCGGCGGGCCCTCTCATGGGACTCGGTGACGTCACCGACCAGACCGTTCCGAAGATGATCCTCGTGTCGGCCCCGGCCGGGGACGGCGCCGTGGCGACCCGTGCCTTCATCCCCCACCGCGTCCACTCGTCCATCGGGGTGCTGATGGCGGCCTCCGTCGCCGCCGGCGTCTGCGTTCCCGGCGCGATCGGCGCCGATGCCGCGCGGCTTCCGGAGGGAGCGCCCGATGCGGGTCTCGCGATCGACGTCGAGCATCCGAGCGGCATCCTCACCTCCCGGGTGCGGGTCGCCGCCGACGACACGGGCGTCTGGCACGCGACATCCGCATCCCTTCGCACCGCCCGCAAGATCTTCGACGGCGCCGTGTTCCCACGGCCGCGCCGTTGA
- a CDS encoding DUF6351 family protein, translating into MALLASVLTPVAANAAPQSAAIEVLSGRADSVSGGDALIGISGASDGFRVTAAGAEVTDAFAPLGGRLVGEIDGLPIGLSEITVTSSKGVELGSLEVENHPVTGPVFSGPQHPMYCTASGAPWNLGSVDEDCHVESAVVTYRYRTTGGQFANYPTDGSTPGDVATTTTLEGDTVPYVVRVERGTINRAVYETAMLHQPTDPEPTPFASPTGWNGRLAYTFGGACGVGYWQGSSTGGVENDLLLSRGYAVASATFNVYAQNCNDVTSAETAMMVKEHIVEQLGPVKYTVGSGGSAGTMQQLLLSNNYPGILDGVLGEIGYPDERSTTIGGHDCRGLLGYWNSPAGAGWTDEQKLAVTGHATTGTCFGFTFFDGVDDPNRGCNAAIPVEDRWSPSNPEGLRCTIADMVKNVYGTDDQGRGLRVEPDNVGIQYGLNALEDGVITPEQFLSLNENIGGIDVDGAPTAERSEASVEAIERAFATGRVNMMTGGLETIPVIEIRNYTDPTGDFHERYRSAIIRERMLRAWGDADTHVNWTGPNNGPATAAMRAEALTQLEAWLDAIVEAGGPGDRARTVAARPAGLTDGCFDAEGGFITEVLDYDDPTTTCNTLYPYHSQPRAEAGLPLSAEVLKCQLTEPVRGDYPEMTDDEWNRLTALFDTGVCDYTQPSQGYTELAGTWLDFGDTEAAALDAVGITGSARVGAELAATGGSSTPGATLSYQWFADGQPIEGATGATYVVDPAVAGAAITVRVTASAPGFVDRSVVSDPTQRVLLAAVPTIEGTPVVGETLRAVPGTWTEGAKLTYQWYVGDRAIRGQNKPTLKVSAAYLKQPLSVEVTGTLAGYETVTLRSDATLKTALATEGFVIGLPWVGAKVTAVAGVWTPGTAISYQWLRDGEPIPGATGRQYTLTRDDRGSSISVAITGTLDGYPTVTLESRNAVRLR; encoded by the coding sequence GTGGCGCTCCTCGCCTCTGTCCTCACCCCCGTGGCGGCGAATGCCGCTCCACAGAGCGCAGCGATCGAAGTGCTGTCTGGGCGCGCCGACAGCGTCTCAGGCGGTGACGCACTGATCGGCATCTCGGGAGCCTCCGACGGCTTCCGCGTCACCGCCGCAGGCGCCGAGGTCACCGACGCCTTCGCGCCGCTCGGCGGGCGACTCGTCGGCGAGATCGACGGACTTCCGATCGGTCTGAGCGAGATCACCGTGACCTCGAGCAAGGGCGTCGAGCTCGGCAGCCTCGAGGTCGAGAACCACCCGGTCACCGGTCCGGTCTTCTCCGGCCCGCAGCATCCGATGTACTGCACCGCCTCCGGTGCGCCCTGGAATCTCGGGTCCGTCGACGAAGACTGCCACGTCGAGTCAGCGGTCGTGACCTACCGTTACCGCACGACCGGCGGACAGTTCGCGAACTATCCGACCGACGGCTCGACCCCGGGAGACGTCGCCACAACCACGACCCTCGAGGGTGACACCGTCCCGTACGTCGTCCGCGTCGAGCGGGGCACCATCAACCGGGCGGTCTACGAGACCGCGATGCTGCACCAGCCGACCGATCCAGAGCCGACCCCCTTCGCAAGCCCCACGGGCTGGAACGGACGCCTCGCGTACACCTTCGGGGGCGCCTGCGGTGTCGGGTACTGGCAGGGATCGTCCACGGGCGGGGTCGAGAACGACCTGCTGCTCAGCCGTGGCTACGCGGTGGCGTCGGCGACCTTCAACGTCTACGCCCAGAACTGCAACGACGTCACCAGCGCCGAGACGGCGATGATGGTCAAGGAGCACATCGTCGAGCAGCTCGGTCCCGTGAAATACACGGTCGGCTCGGGCGGATCGGCGGGGACCATGCAGCAGCTGCTGCTGTCGAACAACTACCCCGGCATCCTCGACGGCGTCCTCGGCGAGATCGGCTACCCCGACGAGCGGTCGACCACGATCGGCGGTCACGACTGCCGCGGTCTGCTCGGCTACTGGAACTCGCCCGCCGGCGCCGGCTGGACCGATGAGCAGAAGCTCGCCGTCACCGGCCACGCCACCACGGGCACGTGCTTCGGCTTCACCTTCTTCGACGGCGTCGACGACCCCAACCGCGGGTGCAACGCGGCGATCCCCGTCGAAGACCGGTGGTCCCCGAGCAACCCCGAGGGTCTGCGCTGCACGATCGCCGACATGGTCAAGAACGTCTACGGCACCGACGACCAGGGCCGCGGCCTGCGGGTAGAGCCTGACAACGTCGGCATCCAGTACGGACTGAATGCCCTCGAGGACGGCGTCATCACACCCGAGCAGTTCCTGTCGCTGAACGAGAACATCGGCGGCATCGACGTCGACGGCGCCCCCACCGCCGAGCGTTCGGAGGCGAGCGTCGAGGCGATCGAGCGGGCCTTCGCCACCGGCCGGGTCAACATGATGACCGGCGGGCTCGAGACCATCCCGGTCATCGAGATCCGCAACTACACCGACCCCACGGGCGACTTCCACGAGCGGTACCGCTCTGCGATCATCCGTGAGCGGATGCTGCGGGCCTGGGGTGATGCCGATACGCACGTCAACTGGACCGGCCCGAACAACGGTCCGGCGACGGCGGCGATGCGGGCCGAAGCGCTGACCCAGCTCGAGGCGTGGCTCGATGCGATCGTCGAGGCCGGCGGTCCGGGCGATCGGGCTCGGACGGTCGCGGCGCGTCCGGCGGGCCTCACCGACGGGTGCTTCGACGCCGAGGGCGGGTTCATCACCGAAGTCCTCGATTACGACGACCCCACCACGACGTGCAACACGCTGTATCCGTATCACTCGCAGCCGCGAGCCGAGGCCGGACTGCCGTTGTCGGCCGAGGTGCTGAAGTGCCAGCTGACCGAGCCGGTGCGGGGCGACTATCCCGAGATGACCGATGACGAGTGGAATCGCCTGACGGCGCTCTTCGACACCGGTGTCTGCGACTACACCCAGCCGAGCCAGGGCTACACCGAGCTCGCGGGCACGTGGCTCGACTTCGGTGACACCGAGGCAGCTGCGCTCGACGCTGTAGGAATCACCGGCAGTGCGCGCGTCGGTGCCGAGCTCGCCGCCACAGGCGGGTCGTCGACGCCGGGCGCGACGCTGTCGTACCAGTGGTTCGCCGACGGCCAGCCGATCGAGGGCGCCACCGGGGCGACCTACGTCGTCGACCCCGCCGTCGCGGGTGCGGCGATCACGGTGCGGGTGACGGCATCCGCTCCCGGCTTCGTCGACCGTAGCGTCGTGTCCGACCCGACCCAGCGGGTGCTGCTCGCCGCGGTGCCGACGATCGAGGGCACACCGGTGGTCGGCGAGACCCTCCGCGCGGTGCCCGGCACCTGGACCGAGGGCGCGAAGCTGACCTACCAGTGGTACGTCGGCGACCGGGCGATCCGCGGGCAGAACAAGCCGACGCTGAAGGTCAGCGCGGCGTACCTGAAGCAGCCGCTGAGCGTCGAGGTGACCGGCACTCTCGCCGGGTATGAGACGGTGACCCTGCGCTCGGATGCGACGCTGAAGACGGCGCTGGCGACCGAGGGCTTCGTCATCGGCCTGCCGTGGGTCGGTGCGAAGGTCACCGCGGTGGCCGGGGTCTGGACGCCCGGGACGGCGATCAGCTACCAGTGGCTCCGCGACGGGGAACCGATCCCCGGCGCAACCGGCCGCCAGTACACCCTGACCCGGGATGATCGCGGCTCGAGCATCTCGGTCGCCATCACCGGGACGCTCGACGGGTACCCGACGGTCACCCTCGAATCGCGGAACGCGGTGCGGCTGCGCTGA
- a CDS encoding GIY-YIG nuclease family protein yields MGYVYILRCADGSFYVGSTNDLARRLTQHNAGMGSAYTRRRLPVQLAWSADFARIDEAFAWEKRIQGWSRAKRQALIDGGLDAVIGWSVRDRKKRATG; encoded by the coding sequence ATGGGTTACGTCTACATCCTTCGTTGCGCCGACGGTTCCTTCTACGTCGGAAGCACCAACGATCTGGCAAGACGGCTCACCCAGCACAACGCGGGAATGGGAAGCGCCTATACGCGTCGTCGTTTACCGGTTCAGCTCGCTTGGAGCGCCGATTTCGCCCGAATCGACGAAGCCTTCGCGTGGGAGAAGCGCATTCAGGGATGGAGCCGCGCCAAGCGGCAGGCTCTCATCGACGGTGGCCTTGATGCGGTCATCGGCTGGAGCGTGCGTGATCGGAAGAAGCGCGCCACGGGCTGA
- a CDS encoding 5-methyltetrahydropteroyltriglutamate--homocysteine S-methyltransferase, with protein sequence MSTPPFRADIVGSFLRPTALAEARARHAAGELDAEGLRVAEDTAIAELVVQEADAGLRLATDGEFRRSWWHFDFFGLLDGVEIVELDHGIQFQGVQTRPRGIEITGPIGFSPSHPFLEHYRSLASLLERTTGAVPKFSIPAPTVLDFRLEPGHIDAGTYGGRDAIVDDLVQAYRDAVQAFYDAGARYLQFDDTAWAYLCSEEELTKAASRGIRTDGIAERYAELLNRILDGRPDDLTVTTHVCRGNFRSTWISSGGYEPVAEQLLGVVDYDGYFLEYDSERAGGFEPLRFLPKGDKTVVLGLVTTKSGALEDPDAVRRRIDEAAAFAPLEQLALSPQCGFASTEEGNLLSEDEQWAKIREVVAVADAVWG encoded by the coding sequence ATGTCCACACCGCCCTTCCGCGCCGACATCGTCGGCAGCTTCCTCCGCCCCACCGCGCTCGCCGAGGCGCGAGCACGGCACGCCGCCGGCGAGCTGGATGCCGAAGGGCTGCGCGTCGCCGAAGACACCGCGATCGCCGAGCTCGTCGTGCAGGAGGCGGATGCCGGGCTGAGGCTCGCCACCGACGGGGAGTTCCGACGCTCGTGGTGGCACTTCGACTTCTTCGGTCTCCTCGACGGCGTCGAGATCGTCGAACTCGACCACGGCATCCAGTTCCAGGGCGTCCAGACCCGGCCGCGGGGCATCGAGATCACCGGACCGATCGGGTTCAGCCCGAGTCATCCGTTCCTCGAGCACTATCGGTCGCTCGCCTCGCTCCTCGAGAGGACAACGGGCGCCGTGCCGAAGTTCTCGATTCCCGCGCCGACCGTGCTCGACTTCCGCCTCGAGCCCGGGCACATCGACGCCGGCACCTACGGCGGGCGTGACGCCATCGTCGACGACCTCGTGCAGGCGTACCGCGACGCGGTGCAGGCGTTCTACGACGCTGGTGCGCGGTACCTGCAGTTCGATGACACCGCCTGGGCCTACCTCTGCTCCGAGGAGGAGCTGACCAAGGCGGCGAGCCGCGGCATCCGCACCGACGGCATCGCGGAGCGCTACGCCGAGCTTCTCAACCGCATCCTCGACGGTCGGCCTGACGACCTCACCGTCACCACGCACGTGTGTCGCGGAAACTTCCGTTCGACCTGGATCTCGTCGGGTGGCTACGAGCCGGTCGCCGAGCAGCTGCTCGGCGTCGTGGACTACGACGGCTACTTCCTGGAGTACGACAGCGAGCGTGCCGGTGGCTTCGAGCCGCTGCGGTTCCTTCCCAAGGGTGACAAGACCGTGGTGCTCGGGCTCGTGACCACCAAGAGCGGTGCGCTCGAGGATCCGGATGCCGTCCGTCGCCGCATCGACGAAGCTGCGGCGTTCGCGCCACTCGAGCAGCTGGCGCTCAGCCCGCAGTGCGGATTCGCCTCGACCGAGGAGGGGAACCTCCTCAGCGAAGACGAGCAGTGGGCGAAGATCCGCGAGGTCGTCGCCGTCGCCGACGCCGTCTGGGGCTGA
- a CDS encoding VOC family protein encodes MASSENFDLAHIGGVELYTPKFDESLHFFRDLLAMRVVAEQGDSVYLRCWDEYQLYTLKLTASDTNGIGRTLFRTTSPDALDRRVAAIEAAGLGHGWREPEVGVGRSYEFEDPDGHVMALYYDTEHYVSDDEDRPALKNQASAFPGRGANARRMDHINYLASDVNAAGEFWRDVMCSRESERVRLDDGRYGAWWFRFQQKSYDVVYSDDWTGTRGRFHHFAFAPDTREDILKAADIFLENGVHIEFGPYKHAINQTFFIYVWEPGGNRIELANAGARLILDPDWPVVEWSQAERAKGQAWGAKTVPTFHTHGTPFVENQEEIDAAAMRGEPYKKP; translated from the coding sequence ATGGCCAGCAGCGAGAACTTCGACCTCGCCCACATCGGCGGCGTCGAGCTGTACACCCCGAAGTTCGATGAGAGCCTGCACTTCTTCCGCGATCTGCTCGCGATGCGGGTCGTCGCCGAGCAGGGTGACTCCGTCTACCTGCGGTGCTGGGACGAGTACCAGCTGTACACGCTGAAGCTCACGGCGTCCGACACCAACGGCATCGGCCGTACGCTCTTCCGCACCACCAGCCCGGATGCGCTCGATCGTCGGGTGGCCGCGATCGAGGCGGCAGGGCTCGGACACGGGTGGCGCGAGCCCGAGGTGGGCGTCGGGCGGTCCTACGAGTTCGAAGACCCCGACGGGCACGTGATGGCGCTCTACTACGACACCGAGCACTACGTCTCGGACGACGAGGATCGGCCCGCCCTGAAGAACCAGGCCTCGGCGTTCCCGGGCCGCGGGGCCAACGCCCGTCGCATGGACCACATCAATTACCTCGCCTCCGACGTCAACGCCGCCGGCGAGTTCTGGCGCGATGTCATGTGCTCGCGCGAGTCTGAGCGAGTGCGGCTGGACGACGGCCGCTACGGGGCCTGGTGGTTCCGGTTCCAGCAGAAGTCGTACGACGTGGTGTACTCCGACGACTGGACGGGTACGCGCGGTCGGTTCCACCACTTCGCCTTCGCGCCCGACACCCGCGAAGACATCCTGAAGGCCGCCGACATCTTCCTCGAGAACGGCGTGCACATCGAGTTCGGGCCGTACAAGCACGCAATCAACCAGACGTTCTTCATCTACGTCTGGGAACCGGGCGGCAATCGCATCGAGCTGGCGAACGCGGGTGCGCGGCTCATCCTCGACCCCGACTGGCCGGTCGTGGAATGGAGCCAGGCCGAGCGGGCGAAGGGTCAAGCCTGGGGCGCGAAGACCGTTCCCACCTTCCACACCCACGGCACCCCGTTCGTGGAGAACCAGGAGGAGATCGACGCCGCCGCGATGCGCGGCGAGCCCTACAAGAAGCCCTGA
- a CDS encoding HNH endonuclease signature motif containing protein: MSLIELFPATMEALVEGRVSRAHAQVIQDAGRVIEDPTDRAAFERIVLVEAERQTVARTKTYARQRAAVLDPRPLQERHDTAMRERRVWVTDLDDAMSTLTILGKNVYIHGAYHRLTGQGTTTKDVDRARRRAYAAAQADASAGPSGGDGSGAAFGLSGDGDGAGSGSGDDEAASGEDTEPWFDERTLDEIRCDLALDMLLAGSPVIDPTDPTTGGLGAIRAEVQITIPITTLTGVTGSGAELNGVTPVDPETARRMAGTTRVWDRVMTDPISGVVTAVDRYQLHPSQTRYLNARDVTCRTPGCRRPAKLCHIDHSKDFALGGPSCNDNLCNECARHHTLKHATNWHVEQLPGGILTFTSPGGKTYDSHPPSRVTFVPTDDGQLTVAPF; encoded by the coding sequence ATGAGCCTGATCGAACTCTTCCCCGCGACGATGGAGGCCCTGGTGGAGGGGCGTGTGTCGCGGGCGCATGCGCAGGTGATCCAGGACGCCGGCCGGGTCATCGAGGATCCCACCGACCGGGCCGCGTTCGAACGGATCGTGCTGGTAGAGGCGGAGCGTCAGACGGTGGCGCGGACGAAGACGTACGCCCGGCAACGCGCCGCGGTCCTCGACCCGCGGCCGTTGCAGGAACGACACGACACGGCGATGCGGGAACGCCGGGTGTGGGTCACCGACCTCGACGATGCCATGTCGACCCTCACGATCCTCGGCAAGAACGTCTACATCCACGGGGCCTACCACCGACTGACGGGCCAGGGCACCACGACCAAGGACGTCGACCGCGCGAGACGACGCGCATATGCGGCCGCGCAGGCGGACGCGAGTGCCGGGCCGAGTGGTGGCGATGGTTCAGGGGCCGCGTTCGGGCTCAGCGGCGACGGGGATGGCGCCGGGAGCGGTAGCGGCGACGACGAAGCGGCCTCGGGTGAGGATACTGAGCCGTGGTTCGATGAACGGACGCTGGATGAGATCCGCTGCGACCTGGCGCTGGACATGCTGCTGGCCGGGTCGCCGGTGATCGACCCCACCGACCCCACCACCGGTGGGCTGGGCGCCATCCGCGCCGAGGTGCAGATCACGATCCCGATCACCACCCTGACGGGGGTCACCGGGTCGGGGGCCGAGTTGAATGGGGTGACTCCGGTCGATCCGGAGACGGCACGCCGGATGGCGGGGACGACCCGGGTGTGGGACCGGGTGATGACCGACCCCATCAGCGGAGTCGTCACCGCCGTCGACAGATACCAGCTCCATCCCTCCCAAACCCGCTACCTCAACGCCAGGGACGTGACCTGTCGAACACCGGGATGTCGAAGGCCGGCGAAGCTGTGCCATATCGACCATTCGAAGGACTTCGCCCTCGGCGGACCCAGCTGCAACGACAACCTCTGCAACGAATGCGCCCGACACCACACGCTGAAGCACGCCACGAACTGGCACGTGGAACAGCTGCCCGGCGGCATCCTGACCTTCACCAGCCCGGGTGGGAAGACCTACGACAGCCACCCACCCTCACGCGTCACCTTCGTCCCCACCGACGACGGCCAACTCACCGTCGCACCCTTCTGA
- a CDS encoding PIG-L deacetylase family protein, with product MSEAQGTLLVVSAHAGDFVWRAGGAIASAAMRGDRAVVACLSYGERGESASQWLQGKDLDEIKEIRRGEAEAAASALGAEIEFLDLGDYPLVESRDAVVKLVDLYRRVQPTVVLTHTLRDPYNGDHPAAARMALEARILAQAIGVPNGDGSTPTKEQIIGAPPVFFFEPHQPEQCDFTPNVLLDITDAFPRKRAAMECLPAQKHMWSYYTDLAVRRGVQVKRNAGPNLGLPHDTMGEAYMRHLPQVTSVLS from the coding sequence ATGTCAGAGGCTCAGGGCACACTGCTGGTGGTCAGCGCCCACGCGGGCGATTTCGTCTGGCGGGCCGGGGGCGCGATTGCGTCCGCCGCGATGCGTGGTGATCGCGCCGTGGTGGCCTGCCTCTCGTACGGCGAGCGTGGCGAGTCGGCCAGTCAGTGGCTGCAGGGAAAGGACCTCGACGAGATCAAGGAGATCAGGCGCGGGGAGGCCGAGGCCGCGGCATCCGCCCTCGGCGCGGAGATCGAATTCCTCGACCTCGGCGACTACCCCCTCGTGGAATCGCGGGACGCCGTCGTGAAGCTGGTCGACCTCTACCGGCGGGTCCAGCCCACCGTCGTGCTCACCCACACCCTGCGCGATCCCTACAACGGCGACCACCCGGCCGCGGCGCGGATGGCCCTGGAGGCGCGGATCCTCGCGCAGGCCATCGGCGTTCCCAACGGCGACGGATCGACGCCGACGAAGGAGCAGATCATCGGCGCTCCGCCGGTGTTCTTCTTCGAACCGCACCAGCCCGAGCAGTGCGACTTCACACCCAACGTCCTGCTCGACATCACCGACGCCTTCCCGCGCAAGCGTGCGGCGATGGAATGCCTTCCCGCCCAGAAGCACATGTGGTCGTACTACACCGACCTCGCCGTGCGCCGCGGGGTTCAGGTCAAGCGCAACGCGGGCCCGAACCTGGGCCTGCCCCACGACACGATGGGCGAGGCGTACATGCGCCACCTCCCCCAGGTCACGAGCGTCCTGTCGTGA